One Oryza sativa Japonica Group chromosome 8, ASM3414082v1 DNA window includes the following coding sequences:
- the LOC9267932 gene encoding coatomer subunit delta-4, with protein sequence MVVLAASIISKSGKALVSRQYVDMTRIRIEGLLAAFPKLVGNGKQHTYIETENVRYVYQPIEGLYLVVITNKQSNILEDLDTLRLLSKLVPEYCPSLDDDGVCKTAFELIFAFDEAISLGNKEKVTVQQVKEYCEMDSVEEMEYKQMMQEKIKETKDFMKKKVIEIEKTRMEKGKHNKGGYSSISGPQVIEKSFNDMSISCTGFGSGSGLGGLNTDTDTFTSRPKGRTSGGTTGAGKGIGMKLGNTKKTNQFLESLKAEGEVIMEDFQPCSLQSRSSPLPPSDPVTVAVEEKLNVAVKRDGGVNNFDVQGTLALLVLNDADGLILLQIESQDIPGLSFKTHPNINKDLFNSQQILGAKDPIRPFPSGQNETPLVKWRIQGMNESSLPLSVNCWPSILGNETYVNIEYEASEMFDLHSVIISIPLPALREAPRVRQIDGEWKYDSRNSVLEWSIILIDQSNRSGSMEFVVPPADPSMFYPISVGFSASNTFSNVKVTGIRPLNEGSNPPKYSQRVRLVADNYQVV encoded by the exons CACTTGTTTCTAGACAGTATGTTGACATGACTCGCATAAGGATTGAAGGATTACTTGCAGCATTCCCTAAACTTGTTGGAAATGGAAAGCAGCACACTTACATTGAGACTGAAAATGTCCGTTACGTTTACCAACCTATTGAAGGCTTATATCTTGTAGTTATCACAAACAAACAAAGTAATATTCTTGAGGATCTCGACACGTTGAGGCTACTCTCCAAGCTT GTGCCTGAATACTGCCCCTCTCTCGATGACGATGGTGTTTGTAAAACAGCTTTTGAGCTTATATTTGCTTTTGACGAAGCCATTTCTCTTGGAAATAAGGAAAAAGTAACAGTTCAACAGGTCAAAGAATATTGTGAGATGGATAGTGTTGAAGAGATGGAGTACAAGCAGATGATGCAAGAGAAAATCAAGGAAACCAAAGATTTTATGAAGAAGAAAGTTATTGAGATTGAGAAAACCAGG ATGGAGAAAGGCAAACATAACAAAGGAGGATACTCATCAATATCAGGTCCCCAGGTGATTGAAAAATCTTTCAATGACATGAGCATTAGTTGTACTGGATTTGGAAGTGGTTCTGGATTAGGTGGATTGAACACAGATACAGACACATTTACTAGCAGGCCCAAAG GTCGTACATCTGGAGGTACTACAGGTGCTGGTAAAGGCATTGGAATGAAATTAGGAAATACAAAGAAGACGAACCAGTTCTTAGAATCATTGAAGGCTGAAGGTGAAGTCATTATGGAAGATTTTCAACCATGTTCTCTTCAGTCAAGGTCATCGCCTCTACCACCGAGTGATCCTGTCACAGTGGCTGTTGAAGAGAAACTCAATGTTGCAGTGAAAAGAGATGGTGGTGTTAATAATTTTGATGTTCAAGGAACACTTGCTCTGCTGGTCCTTAATGATGCAGATGGATTAATCCTGTTGCag ATTGAAAGCCAAGATATTCCTGGACTTAGTTTCAAAACACACCCCAATATCAACAAGGACTTGTTTAACAGTCAGCAAATTCTGGGGGCAAAAGATCCTATCAGGCCTTTCCCAAGTGGTCAAAATGAAACTCCTCTAGTGAAATGGAGAATACAGGGGATGAATGAGTCATCTTTACCTCTATCAG TCAATTGCTGGCCATCAATATTAGGAAATGAAACCTACGTCAACATCGAGTATGAAGCTTCTGAGATGTTTGACCTGCACAGTGTCATCATATCTATACCTCTTCCTGCACTTCGGGAGGCTCCACGTGTTAGACAGATAGACGGAGAGTGGAA GTATGATTCAAGAAACTCGGTTTTGGAATGGTCTATTATCCTTATTGATCAATCAAACCGCAG TGGATCCATGGAATTTGTTGTTCCTCCAGCTGATCCATCAATGTTTTACCCCATATCCGTTGGATTTTCCGCATCGAATACTTTCAGTAATGTGAAG GTTACTGGAATCCGCCCTTTGAATGAAGGTAGCAACCCTCCAAAGTATTCGCAGAGGGTTCGTTTGGTTGCTGATAATTATCAAGTGGTTTAA